In one Silene latifolia isolate original U9 population chromosome 10, ASM4854445v1, whole genome shotgun sequence genomic region, the following are encoded:
- the LOC141609269 gene encoding uncharacterized protein LOC141609269 produces MQKVRTVTMRKLHEEACRRIATEQLIIIPLEEDILGIEREALMSWDMLAIWAGLDQIDVQHLFVWMKILKLRVIPEKKIPVDQYGFLCPYVLSLFILEFSFEDRVDYIAQQLATTKKLIFAAYNEKGTHWVLAAIMPTKKKVFWLDSIHNPPSETFKRLINKAFEKRRANEQDQPTKDSDDGPDFITITGAPRQPDIIQCGYYVCRFMLEIIRRRYILIPEKYVINPSQEIQQYSSVDIDEVRDMLGKYVLENRNA; encoded by the exons atgcaaaaagtaagaacggtgacgatgaggaaactgcatgaggaggcttgccGTCGCATAGcaaccgagcaattgataattattccgctcgaggaggatattctagggattgagcgcgaagcacttatgtcatgggatatgctagccatttgggctggcctagaccagattgatgtccaacacctatttgtttggatgaa gatattgaaattgagagtgatccccgagaagaagattccagttgatcaatacggattcctgtgcccctatgttttatctttatttattttggaattctcgttcgaagatcgggtagattatattgctcagcaattggcgacaaccaagaagctgatttttgccgcttataatgaaaaagg gactcattgggtgctagcagccatcatgccgacaaagaagaaagttttttggttggactctatacataatccaccaagcgagacttttaagcgcttgattaataa ggcctttgagaagagaagagctaacgagcaggatcaacccacgaaagattctgatgatggccctgattttattacgataacaggg gcccctcgccagccggatatcatacaatgtggatactacgtttgtcggttcatgttggagattattaggcgaagatatatccttattccagaaaag tatgtaatcaacccgtcacaagagattcaacagtactcaagtgtagatatagacgaggtaagggacatgttgggcaaatacgtcttagaaaatagaaatgcatga